In Helianthus annuus cultivar XRQ/B chromosome 9, HanXRQr2.0-SUNRISE, whole genome shotgun sequence, the following are encoded in one genomic region:
- the LOC110876751 gene encoding protein FAR1-RELATED SEQUENCE 5-like, whose product MNSAFNDDQVMDNQEASQDSHMQLMPGAVSGSSNGPSLFAESSRGQLDGWPSNPYFVFDTPQGTRYWIPNVADKFIPVCGKSYPTFADVLSMYELYAFEAVLSFNDIHNHELVESYNRDLSKISRKLSFSTKQFINNMSLNRIGPMRAYRCLVALKGGHHNVNGTPVDFKNFSHQLRIFIGERDAQVFLERLRERFDNLPNFCFDYTVSNGKLSSVFRADEISKLNYKAFGDVLAFDATYSTNRYKMVFVPFTGVDHHFQCVTFGAGLISTESIESYVWLLKAFLKAHGTQPTLVLSDQNPSMLQAVPMVFTESRHRLCMWHIMKKLPSKISADVLDNTDLRSCIHRLVWNVYIKPETFESRWNDLLQTFGLQDHSWLNDMYNIKHLWVPAYFRELPMCCLMKTTSRCESSNAAFKVNSTSANTLVQFMMCFENRVDSQRYRQRVSEYKTSSTMFTGNTDLAIEQHAFAIYTNAVFAQVQKEIIKWKFLCYITNQTESSDSSLLIDVTHLDKRNNITNVYQVTYNTVDQSASCSCRNFTRIGYLCRHVFCVYRLKNVERIPPQYINDRWRRDALPKQVFSISSRYGVNPHAPSVMQNEILDLVTECIDVARTDEDSLAKLVDQLRDFKINVLSKQPLSTIQNESNECEMEEIVGQPINIPVEVANPEVARNKGCGTHTRISGPGEKAKAKPPKRPKQLRLCKRCGLYVDDHDSRNCVKVAAMKAAKAAAEQQRQTATGASPSD is encoded by the exons ATGAACAGCGCTTTTAATGATGACCAGGTTATGGATAATCAAGAAG CATCCCAAGATTCCCATATGCAGCTCATGCCTGGTGCTGTTTCTGGATCATCTAATGGTCCTTCTCTGTTTGCTGAATCATCACGCGGCCAGTTAGACGGTT GGCCATCGAACCCATACTTCGTTTTTGATACCCCTCAGGGAACGCGTTACTGGATTCCTAACGTCGCTGATAAGTTCATACCAGTGTGTGGGAAATCTTATCCAACTTTTGCGGATGTTCTTTCCATGTATGAACTTTATGCGTTTGAAGCAG TTCTGAGTTTCAATGATATTCATAATCATGAACTTGTTGAGAGTTACAACCGTGATCTTAGCAAGATATCACGGAAGCTGTCATTCTCCACCAAACAATTCATTAACAATATGAGTCTAAACCGTATCGGACCCATGAGAGCTTATAGATGTCTTGTAGCTTTAAAAGGAGGGCATCACAATGTCAATGGGACTCCGGTGGATTTTAAAAACTTTAGCCACCAGTTGCGAATTTTTATTGGTGAACGCGACGCACAAGTTTTCCTTGAACGCCTGCGTGAGCGCTTTGACAACCTACCCAACTTCTGTTTTGATTACACTGTATCAAATGGAAAGTTGTCTTCTGTATTCCGGGCTGATGAGATTTCAAAGCTAAACTACAAAGCTTTTGGCGATGTCCTCGCTTTTGACGCAACTTACAGCACTAACAG GTACAAGATGGTTTTTGTGCCATTCACGGGTGTGGATCATCATTTCCAATGTGTTACATTTGGGGCGGGTTTGATATCAACCGAGTCCATTGAATCCTATGTGTGGTTGCTTAAGGCTTTTTTGAAGGCACACGGTACTCAACCAACTCTCGTGCTGAGTGATCAAAACCCATCCATGCTACAAGCTGTTCCTATGGTCTTTACGGAATCACGACACCGTCTATGCATGTGGCATATAATGAAAAAACTACCCTCCAAG ATCTCTGCGGATGTTCTCGATAACACTGATCTTCGGTCCTGCATTCACCGGTTGGTTTGGAATGTTTATATCAAACCTGAAACGTTTGAGTCCCGCTGGAATGACCTCCTACAAACATTTGGACTTCAAGACCACAGCTGGTTGAACGACATgtacaacatcaaacatctttgGGTACCAGCGTACTTCAGGGAACTGCCCATGTGTTGCTTAATGAAGACCACTTCACGTTGCGAAAGCTCTAACGCTGCCTTCAAGGTCAACTCAACAAGCGCAAACACCCTTGTACAATTTATGATGTGCTTTGAAAATAGGGTAGACAGCCAACGATATCGGCAACGTGTATCGGAGTACAAAACCTCATCCACGATGTTCACTGGCAATACTGATTTAGCGATAGAACAGCACGCGTTTGCCATTTACACAAACGCTGTTTTCGCGCAAGTTCAAAAAGAGATAATTAAATGGAAGTTTTTATGCTACATCACAAACCAAACCGAGTCCAGCGATTCCAGTCTTTTGATAGACGTCACTCATTTGGATAAAAGGAACAACATCACAAATGTCTATCag GTTACGTATAACACTGTAGACCAATCCGCCAGTTGCTCATGCAGGAATTTCACACGTATCGGATATCTGTGTCGCCATGTCTTTTGCGTCTATCGATTGAAAAATGTTGAACGGATTCCACCCCAATACATAAACGATAGGTGGCGTCGAGATGCCCTCCCCAAACAGGTTTTTTCAATTTCCAGCCGATACGGAGTCAACCCACACGCACCGTCCGTTATGCAGAATGAAATCCTCGACCTCGTTACTGAATGCATTGATGTGGCCAGAACCGATGAGGATTCGTTGGCAAAATTGGTTGACCAACTCAGGGATTTCAAGATCAATGTGCTTTCCAAGCAACCATTGTCTACAATTCAAAATGAATCAAACGAGTGTGAAATGGAAGAAATAGTTGGGCAGCCAATCAACATTCCAGTCGAAGTTGCTAATCCAGAAGTTGCACGCAATAAAGGATGTGGTACTCATACTCGCATTTCTGGGCCCGGTGAGAAGGCAAAGGCAAAACCACCCAAACGTCCAAAGCAGCTTCGTTTATGCAAGCGTTGTGGTCTGTACGTCGACGACCACGACTCACGCAACTGCGTTAAGGTGGCTGCAATGAAAGCAGCAAAGGCAGCTGCTGAACAACAAAGGCAGACCGCCACTGGTGCCTCACCCTCTGATTAA